One window of Verrucomicrobiia bacterium genomic DNA carries:
- the lon gene encoding endopeptidase La, with the protein MAAMLPPELPVLPLLSTAVFPHGVSTLQVGFEKNIKLFRQTGEGGIVVLAGTSAENLEEITSRDISTIGVAARVLRISEPISGSLQITLEGLTRVNLNEMIQEEPFFVARVSAVFEPDGQPSQLQALVEKVLDRTGRLLELDRRYPAEYLHIFNLNAQNPGRLADVAATILHISIKNKLAILETVSIRERLEKLLRYVEEEIERLEAQAEVVQKVGINLEKAQKDFYLREQLREIKRQLGEEDLQEREAQRLRKTIQKSLLPKNIQAQLLFEVDRLRMLSTASAEYGATRAYIEWVLFLPWSESCPETGNIEDVERELNSGFYALQKQKEKVLEYLAVHRLKRDARSEVLCFGGPSGTGKTSFGEAIARGLGRKFVRVSLGGVEQASEIIGERRQSLGAQPGKIIQSISESGVCNPVILLEDVDKLGQAHGDIARALLEVLDGESNRHFTDRYLGVPFDLSKVLFLTTADVPENVSELLTEALDLIEFPGYVEEEKIEIARNFLVPRKLAEHGLSGSDLIVTAGALEKIIRNYTSEAGLGQLVKQLEILCHKCARRRLSGENHLEITEANVEEFLGPPMFLPDVAEQTPEVGVATGLAWTAAGGDIMLIEALKMKGAGSVISTGSLGEVMKESIQAAHSYVRSKADMLGIPFEEFTNHDIHIHFPSGAVPKDGPSAGITVSLVIASVLANQPIKNDVAMTGEVSLRGKVLPVGGIKEKVSAAHRVGIKTVVLPKQNQKDLEDVPASVRRALKFEFVEMVEEVFSIAFVNFKSKQQKRLESLLKKELGKAKKSIRHKRNGRKTKRRMAAKKRAVPLRRSIRFL; encoded by the coding sequence ATGGCGGCCATGCTTCCGCCGGAACTGCCGGTTCTGCCCCTTCTGTCCACGGCGGTTTTTCCGCACGGGGTTTCCACCCTGCAGGTGGGGTTCGAAAAAAACATAAAACTGTTCCGCCAGACGGGAGAAGGGGGGATTGTCGTTTTGGCCGGCACCTCGGCGGAAAATCTGGAGGAAATCACCAGCCGGGATATTTCCACAATCGGAGTTGCGGCGCGGGTTTTGCGCATTTCCGAGCCGATTTCCGGCAGCCTGCAAATCACCCTCGAAGGGCTGACACGGGTCAACCTGAACGAAATGATTCAGGAAGAACCCTTCTTTGTGGCCCGTGTCTCGGCTGTTTTTGAACCGGACGGGCAGCCCTCCCAGCTGCAGGCGCTGGTGGAAAAAGTCCTGGACCGGACCGGGCGCCTGTTGGAGCTGGACCGGCGTTACCCGGCGGAATATCTGCACATCTTCAACCTGAACGCCCAAAACCCCGGCCGGTTGGCGGATGTCGCCGCGACGATTCTGCACATCAGCATTAAAAACAAGCTTGCGATTCTGGAGACGGTTTCCATCCGGGAACGGCTGGAGAAGCTTTTGCGCTACGTGGAGGAGGAGATCGAGCGGCTGGAGGCGCAGGCGGAAGTCGTCCAGAAAGTCGGAATCAATCTGGAAAAAGCGCAAAAGGATTTTTACCTGCGGGAGCAGCTGCGGGAAATCAAGCGTCAATTGGGGGAGGAGGATTTGCAGGAACGGGAGGCCCAGCGCCTGCGGAAAACCATCCAGAAATCTCTTCTGCCGAAAAACATCCAGGCCCAGCTTCTTTTTGAAGTGGACCGGCTGCGGATGCTTTCCACCGCCTCCGCGGAGTACGGCGCCACGCGGGCCTACATTGAATGGGTTTTATTTCTGCCCTGGTCGGAAAGCTGCCCGGAGACCGGCAACATCGAGGATGTGGAGCGGGAGTTGAATTCCGGTTTTTACGCTTTGCAGAAACAGAAGGAAAAAGTCCTGGAATATCTTGCCGTTCACCGGCTGAAAAGGGACGCCCGTTCGGAAGTGCTCTGTTTTGGCGGCCCCTCCGGGACGGGAAAAACCTCTTTCGGCGAGGCGATTGCCCGGGGTTTGGGGCGCAAATTCGTGCGTGTTTCCTTGGGCGGCGTGGAGCAGGCCTCCGAAATCATCGGCGAGCGCCGGCAGTCCTTGGGGGCCCAGCCGGGAAAAATCATCCAGAGCATTTCGGAATCGGGGGTTTGCAACCCGGTGATTTTGCTGGAGGATGTCGACAAGCTCGGGCAGGCCCACGGGGATATCGCCCGGGCGCTCTTGGAGGTTCTGGACGGGGAATCAAACCGGCATTTCACCGACCGGTATCTGGGCGTCCCTTTCGATTTGTCCAAGGTTTTGTTTTTGACCACCGCCGACGTGCCGGAAAACGTCTCCGAACTGCTGACGGAGGCGCTCGACTTGATTGAATTTCCCGGATACGTGGAAGAGGAAAAAATAGAGATTGCCCGCAACTTTCTGGTCCCCCGCAAGCTCGCCGAGCACGGCCTGTCCGGTTCGGATTTGATAGTCACGGCGGGGGCCTTGGAGAAAATCATTCGAAACTACACTTCCGAGGCCGGGCTGGGGCAGTTGGTAAAGCAACTCGAAATTCTCTGCCACAAGTGCGCCCGCCGGCGGCTTTCCGGGGAAAACCATCTCGAAATCACGGAAGCAAACGTGGAGGAGTTTCTGGGCCCCCCCATGTTTTTGCCGGATGTGGCCGAGCAGACGCCGGAAGTGGGGGTCGCCACCGGCCTGGCCTGGACGGCGGCGGGCGGGGATATAATGTTAATCGAGGCGCTCAAAATGAAGGGGGCGGGAAGCGTCATCTCCACCGGTTCCTTGGGGGAGGTGATGAAGGAGTCGATTCAGGCCGCCCACAGCTACGTCCGCTCCAAGGCGGATATGCTCGGAATCCCCTTCGAGGAATTCACCAACCATGATATCCATATTCATTTTCCCTCCGGCGCCGTCCCAAAAGACGGCCCTTCCGCCGGTATCACCGTCTCGTTGGTTATTGCCTCGGTCTTGGCCAACCAGCCGATAAAAAACGACGTGGCGATGACCGGAGAGGTCAGTTTAAGGGGTAAAGTCCTGCCGGTGGGGGGGATTAAGGAAAAGGTTTCCGCCGCCCACCGGGTCGGCATCAAAACCGTCGTGCTCCCCAAGCAAAACCAGAAGGATTTGGAGGACGTCCCCGCCTCCGTGCGCCGGGCCTTGAAGTTCGAGTTTGTGGAAATGGTGGAGGAGGTTTTCTCCATCG
- a CDS encoding adenine phosphoribosyltransferase, whose product MDLKGKIRNIPDFPKKGIVFRDISTLLQDKAAFNYAVERLAERYRDKRIDMIAAIESRGFIFGGALADRMEAGFIPVRKLGKLPFETVKKDYTLEYGYATLEMHKDAVRAGERVLIVDDLIATGGTLVATCGLVEKLGGTVAGIAVLIELSFLKGREKFSKYDFHSIIQYESE is encoded by the coding sequence TTGGATTTAAAAGGCAAAATCAGGAACATTCCGGATTTTCCCAAAAAAGGAATCGTCTTTCGCGATATCTCGACCCTTTTGCAGGACAAAGCGGCATTCAACTATGCCGTGGAACGGCTGGCGGAACGCTACCGGGACAAAAGAATCGACATGATTGCGGCCATCGAAAGCCGGGGGTTCATCTTCGGCGGAGCCCTGGCGGACCGGATGGAAGCCGGTTTCATTCCGGTGCGGAAGTTGGGAAAGCTGCCGTTTGAGACGGTCAAAAAGGATTACACGCTCGAGTACGGCTATGCCACGCTGGAAATGCACAAGGATGCCGTCCGGGCGGGGGAGCGGGTGCTCATCGTGGATGATTTGATCGCCACCGGCGGGACCTTGGTGGCCACCTGCGGGCTGGTGGAAAAGCTGGGGGGCACGGTCGCCGGCATCGCCGTTTTAATAGAGCTTTCCTTCCTGAAAGGGCGGGAGAAGTTCAGCAAATACGATTTTCATTCGATAATACAGTATGAGAGCGAATAG
- a CDS encoding acylphosphatase — protein sequence MAEAAVRAIISGLVQGVGYRYYAVGHARRLGLSGYAKNLPDGNVEAYAEGERGLLEEFIKLLRVGPAAADVSGVTAEWTKPSGRYKGFGIEY from the coding sequence ATGGCGGAAGCGGCCGTTAGGGCGATTATAAGCGGATTGGTGCAGGGGGTTGGTTATCGCTACTACGCTGTCGGGCACGCGCGGCGGCTCGGATTGTCCGGATATGCCAAAAATCTGCCGGATGGAAACGTGGAGGCCTACGCGGAAGGGGAGAGGGGTCTTTTGGAGGAATTCATAAAGCTTTTGCGGGTGGGGCCGGCGGCCGCGGACGTTTCCGGCGTGACGGCGGAATGGACAAAACCCTCCGGCCGGTACAAAGGCTTTGGCATTGAATATTGA
- a CDS encoding TIGR00725 family protein: MKPILAVVGGSTVSAEVYQTAREVGRCIAEAGAMLVTGGLGGVMEAASQGAKEAGGTVIGILPGFSRKEANPFVDIPIVTDLGDGRNILIVQTAQAVIALPGEYGTLSEIALALKIGRPVISLRSWEISPDIIKAQTAKEAVEKAMNRINSLKP; the protein is encoded by the coding sequence TTGAAACCGATACTCGCCGTGGTGGGGGGCTCGACCGTCTCCGCGGAGGTTTACCAAACCGCCCGCGAGGTGGGGCGTTGCATTGCCGAAGCGGGGGCCATGCTCGTGACCGGCGGGCTGGGCGGCGTGATGGAAGCGGCCTCGCAGGGGGCAAAAGAGGCGGGTGGAACGGTAATCGGCATTCTGCCCGGTTTTTCCCGCAAGGAAGCCAATCCGTTTGTCGATATTCCCATTGTAACCGACCTCGGCGACGGCCGGAATATCCTCATCGTCCAGACCGCACAGGCCGTAATAGCCCTTCCGGGGGAATACGGGACGCTTTCGGAAATCGCCCTTGCGCTGAAAATCGGTCGTCCGGTTATCAGTTTGAGAAGCTGGGAAATTTCTCCCGATATCATTAAAGCTCAAACGGCCAAGGAGGCGGTGGAGAAGGCGATGAATCGGATAAATTCTTTGAAACCTTGA
- a CDS encoding carbon-nitrogen hydrolase family protein, which yields MKIRLALYQKQSDGVFDLDKIEKAIGRGFDFVCLPEYCFIPLDARSQLDTAKDLNRNLEILAQLSVRLETVLIGGSMVEEERGKFYNVCNIFDRGRFIGKYRKVNLYRREAGKGISTGNRYEVFEIGGVRVGLLICADVLFPESYKMLAGQRPDVVFVPTTSPYRADDSIEAKEKRDSDYFLAGAKTTLAYVAKCCATGSLLGGRLQGRTLVAAPWGIVKRVPFPDENKEFFLTAELDLEELQEYRRSAAKAEI from the coding sequence ATGAAAATCCGCCTGGCGCTCTACCAAAAGCAGTCGGACGGCGTTTTTGATCTGGATAAAATCGAAAAGGCCATCGGCAGAGGCTTCGATTTTGTCTGCCTGCCGGAATACTGTTTTATCCCGCTGGATGCCCGCTCCCAGTTGGATACGGCCAAGGATTTAAACAGGAATCTCGAAATCTTGGCGCAGCTGTCGGTTCGGCTGGAGACGGTTTTGATAGGGGGAAGTATGGTAGAGGAGGAGAGGGGTAAATTTTACAACGTTTGCAACATTTTCGACCGCGGGCGGTTTATTGGAAAGTATCGCAAAGTCAACCTCTACCGCCGGGAAGCAGGCAAGGGGATTTCCACCGGCAATCGCTACGAGGTGTTTGAAATCGGAGGCGTTCGGGTCGGCCTTTTGATTTGCGCCGATGTTCTGTTTCCGGAGTCATATAAGATGCTGGCCGGGCAGCGGCCGGATGTTGTCTTTGTTCCCACGACCTCGCCCTATCGGGCCGATGACAGCATCGAAGCCAAGGAGAAGCGGGATTCCGATTACTTTTTGGCAGGGGCAAAGACGACTTTGGCCTATGTGGCCAAGTGTTGTGCCACCGGCTCACTTTTGGGCGGCCGGCTGCAGGGGCGCACCCTCGTAGCCGCACCATGGGGAATCGTGAAGCGGGTGCCGTTTCCGGACGAAAACAAAGAGTTTTTCTTGACGGCTGAACTGGATTTGGAAGAGTTGCAGGAATACCGCCGTTCCGCCGCAAAAGCCGAGATTTGA